The Peribacillus simplex genome contains a region encoding:
- a CDS encoding NAD(P)H-dependent oxidoreductase, which translates to MIETESKKQEILKACQFRHACKAFVTNKKISDEDFHFILETGRLSPSSFGFEPWKFVVIQDATLREKLKPVSGGAQGQLTTASHFVVILARRKEGLRHDSVHVIKMMKDIHHLPEEVVQGLSGFYKSFVETELEDNDRLIFEWASKQTYIALGNMMTAAAQIGIDSCPMEGFDKKQVTAILQNEGIIDSNDFGVACMVAFGYRKEDPKRPKTRQNLDGIVEWR; encoded by the coding sequence ATGATAGAAACGGAGAGTAAAAAACAGGAAATTTTAAAAGCTTGCCAGTTCAGACATGCTTGCAAGGCATTTGTTACCAACAAAAAGATTTCGGATGAAGATTTTCACTTTATTTTGGAGACAGGAAGATTATCTCCAAGTTCATTTGGCTTCGAGCCGTGGAAGTTTGTCGTGATCCAGGATGCAACGCTTCGCGAAAAATTAAAACCTGTATCCGGCGGTGCCCAGGGACAACTGACCACTGCCAGCCATTTTGTAGTTATATTGGCCAGAAGAAAAGAAGGCTTAAGGCATGATTCCGTTCACGTGATCAAAATGATGAAAGACATTCATCATTTACCTGAAGAAGTTGTGCAAGGTCTTTCCGGTTTCTACAAATCCTTCGTCGAAACAGAACTCGAAGATAATGACCGTCTCATTTTTGAATGGGCAAGCAAACAAACATATATAGCATTAGGAAACATGATGACGGCTGCGGCTCAAATCGGTATTGATTCCTGTCCGATGGAAGGTTTTGATAAAAAGCAGGTGACCGCTATTTTGCAAAATGAGGGTATCATTGACAGCAACGATTTCGGTGTAGCCTGTATGGTCGCTTTCGGATATCGGAAAGAGGATCCCAAACGTCCAAAAACAAGACAAAATCTCGATGGAATTGTTGAGTGGCGATAA
- a CDS encoding GTP-binding protein yields the protein MKKIPVTVLSGYLGAGKTTLLNHILKNSLGLKVAVIVNDMSEINIDSELVKQGGHVSRVEERLVELSNGCICCTLREDLLQEVEKLARAGDIDYILIESTGISEPIPVAQTFSYIDENMGIDLTEYCRLDTMVTVVDANRFWHDFHSGDSLLDRKEAVGESDDRNIADLLIDQIEFCDVLILNKCDLIEDENLNQLENVLRKLQPDAKLIRTENSQVDARHILDTRLFDFDKASASAGWLQELNEGHAAHTPETEEYGISSFVYARRLPFNSEKFSNWIHSMPKEIVRAKGIAWCATRNNVALLFSQAGPSVTLEPLSYWVASLPELQQEEIFKNEPQILKEWDIEYGDRHTKLVIIGMDINTRKLTRELDACLLTVSELESNWAGLPDPFTWNV from the coding sequence ATGAAAAAAATTCCGGTGACCGTATTAAGTGGTTATCTAGGGGCTGGAAAGACAACTTTACTAAATCATATTTTAAAAAATAGCCTAGGATTAAAAGTAGCAGTGATAGTAAATGACATGAGTGAAATAAATATTGATAGCGAACTGGTCAAACAAGGTGGTCATGTATCTCGGGTAGAAGAGAGGCTTGTTGAATTGTCTAACGGCTGCATTTGCTGTACATTACGTGAAGACTTGCTTCAAGAGGTAGAAAAGTTGGCTAGAGCAGGAGATATTGACTATATTCTCATAGAATCAACGGGGATTAGCGAGCCTATTCCCGTGGCACAAACATTTTCATATATAGATGAGAATATGGGTATCGATTTAACTGAATATTGCCGATTGGATACTATGGTTACGGTTGTAGATGCGAATCGATTCTGGCATGATTTTCATTCAGGGGATTCCTTACTGGATAGAAAGGAAGCGGTAGGTGAGAGTGATGATAGAAATATTGCTGATTTATTGATAGATCAAATTGAATTTTGCGATGTACTCATTCTTAATAAATGTGATTTGATAGAGGATGAAAACTTAAATCAATTAGAGAATGTATTACGTAAATTACAACCTGATGCTAAGCTGATCCGTACAGAAAATAGCCAGGTAGATGCAAGACACATTTTGGATACAAGACTGTTTGATTTTGATAAAGCAAGCGCCTCAGCAGGTTGGCTTCAAGAATTAAATGAAGGGCATGCTGCACATACACCCGAGACCGAAGAATATGGAATATCATCGTTTGTTTATGCAAGAAGATTGCCTTTTAATTCAGAGAAATTTTCAAATTGGATACATTCAATGCCTAAAGAAATCGTACGAGCTAAAGGGATTGCATGGTGTGCGACCAGAAATAATGTAGCTTTGCTATTTTCACAAGCAGGGCCATCAGTAACACTTGAGCCATTGTCTTATTGGGTTGCATCTCTACCGGAACTACAACAAGAGGAGATATTTAAAAATGAACCACAAATCCTTAAGGAATGGGATATTGAGTATGGAGATCGTCATACTAAGCTAGTCATCATTGGGATGGATATCAACACAAGAAAACTCACAAGAGAATTGGATGCGTGCTTGTTAACGGTAAGTGAGCTAGAAAGCAACTGGGCAGGGCTTCCAGACCCATTTACTTGGAATGTATAA
- a CDS encoding oxidoreductase — protein sequence MSKNKIWFVTGASKGLGLVLVKQLLKNGNQVAATSRTVDDLIKAVNDDTKRFLPLAVDLTNEASVQQAIEQTIEAFGKIDIIVNNAGFGLGGSLEELTDQEIRQNFDVNVFGTLNVIRKVMPYLRKQKSGHIFNIASISGYIGVGGMGSYCATKFAVVGLSEALAGEVEPFGIKVTVVAPGYFRTNFLSSGSVMYGKNQIEDYKAVREMKYFLDNVMNGKQQGDPEKAALAMIRTASETNPPIHLLLGPDAYKMVSENLVYLQKEFGEWKEITCSTDFDK from the coding sequence ATGAGCAAAAATAAAATATGGTTTGTAACTGGAGCCTCAAAAGGTTTGGGACTTGTATTGGTAAAACAATTATTAAAGAATGGCAACCAAGTTGCTGCAACTTCTAGAACAGTGGATGATTTAATAAAGGCAGTTAATGATGATACAAAACGATTCCTGCCGTTAGCGGTTGACTTGACTAATGAAGCCAGCGTTCAACAAGCTATTGAGCAAACCATTGAAGCTTTCGGCAAGATTGACATAATTGTGAATAATGCTGGTTTTGGTTTGGGAGGAAGCCTTGAAGAACTAACAGATCAAGAAATCCGCCAAAATTTTGATGTGAATGTATTTGGTACATTAAATGTAATTAGGAAAGTAATGCCTTATTTAAGGAAACAAAAGTCGGGGCATATTTTTAATATAGCTTCTATCTCAGGGTACATAGGTGTTGGTGGGATGGGTAGTTACTGTGCTACAAAATTTGCAGTAGTCGGTTTATCCGAGGCTCTGGCAGGTGAAGTAGAGCCATTTGGCATAAAGGTTACAGTAGTAGCACCTGGCTATTTTAGAACCAATTTCTTAAGTAGTGGATCTGTTATGTATGGTAAAAACCAAATTGAGGATTATAAAGCAGTGCGTGAAATGAAGTATTTTCTTGATAATGTGATGAATGGAAAGCAACAAGGTGATCCTGAAAAAGCAGCTTTAGCAATGATACGTACAGCCTCAGAAACTAATCCTCCCATTCATTTATTGTTAGGCCCGGATGCGTATAAGATGGTTTCGGAAAACCTAGTTTACTTGCAAAAAGAGTTTGGTGAATGGAAAGAAATAACTTGTTCAACAGATTTTGATAAATAA
- the tatC gene encoding twin-arginine translocase subunit TatC — MTNQEMLMVEHLEELRKRIIYTLIAFLFFLFGSFIYVKDIYTWLIRDLGHQLAVLGPSEILWVYFMISGVIAIALTIPIAAYQTWLFVKPALSENERKTTLSYIPGLFILFIAGLSFGYFVVYPTVLGFLLSLSEGQFETMFTSEKYFKFMINLTLPFGFLFEIPLVVMFLTSLGVVNPMILSKARKISYFLLVVVSILITPPDFMSDILVTVPLLVLYEFSVTLSKIVYRKKLKQQSDNVIEIRKTS, encoded by the coding sequence ATGACTAATCAAGAAATGCTTATGGTTGAGCACCTTGAGGAACTCAGGAAACGGATCATCTATACTTTGATTGCTTTTCTGTTTTTTTTATTTGGATCATTCATTTATGTGAAGGATATTTACACATGGCTTATTCGTGATCTCGGCCATCAGTTAGCTGTATTGGGGCCAAGTGAAATCCTCTGGGTATATTTTATGATTTCCGGCGTGATCGCGATTGCTCTTACCATTCCAATTGCCGCCTATCAAACGTGGCTATTTGTAAAACCGGCACTTTCTGAAAATGAACGAAAAACGACACTATCGTACATTCCTGGACTGTTTATCCTTTTTATTGCCGGTTTATCATTCGGATATTTTGTCGTGTATCCAACCGTTCTTGGTTTTTTACTGTCTTTGTCTGAAGGTCAATTTGAAACGATGTTTACGTCTGAAAAATATTTTAAATTCATGATTAACTTGACACTGCCGTTTGGATTTTTATTCGAAATTCCGCTTGTTGTCATGTTCCTCACCTCTCTTGGTGTCGTTAATCCCATGATTCTTTCAAAAGCGCGAAAGATATCTTACTTTTTGCTTGTTGTTGTATCCATTTTAATTACACCACCAGATTTCATGTCAGACATATTAGTTACCGTGCCTCTTTTAGTTTTATACGAATTTAGTGTGACATTGTCAAAAATCGTATACCGAAAAAAACTCAAACAGCAATCGGATAACGTCATTGAAATTAGGAAAACGTCTTAA
- a CDS encoding LysR family transcriptional regulator, with the protein MEKKKRLSIYERILPSIGLLSIVTYWSNYKSQSLKKRLKQIEGELGVKLFNRGRRGVHFTPQGEYLAACAEETLKYYLKVKDNLSSMSNEYTGTLRLGVSNFFTKYKLPFILKLFQEKYPRVEIKVMTGWSSQVYKAIYNQDVHIGFVRGTYNWKEQKHLLFEEKMCIASIEAIDVNNLPNRPRIEYKTDYVLKSLIDNWWTKNYTQEPLISIAVDQVDTCKEMVINGLGYGILPSLILDGIKGLHKIDLTDSKGEPILRRTWMYYHQQSLELNLVRAFVNFIEDLNLNLNLNENN; encoded by the coding sequence ATGGAAAAAAAGAAGAGACTGTCTATTTATGAAAGGATACTGCCATCCATAGGACTTCTTAGTATCGTAACCTATTGGTCGAACTATAAAAGCCAGTCTCTAAAAAAAAGATTGAAACAAATAGAGGGAGAACTTGGTGTAAAATTATTCAATCGTGGTAGAAGAGGTGTGCATTTTACTCCGCAAGGCGAGTACCTTGCTGCATGTGCTGAGGAAACTCTTAAGTATTATCTAAAAGTAAAAGATAATTTAAGCAGCATGAGTAATGAGTATACAGGGACACTAAGGCTAGGAGTTTCTAATTTTTTCACTAAATATAAACTTCCTTTTATTTTAAAATTATTCCAAGAAAAGTATCCTCGTGTAGAAATCAAAGTAATGACTGGCTGGAGCAGTCAGGTGTATAAAGCTATCTATAATCAAGATGTTCATATAGGATTTGTTCGAGGAACTTATAATTGGAAAGAGCAGAAACACTTATTATTTGAAGAAAAAATGTGTATTGCATCGATAGAAGCTATTGATGTGAACAATCTTCCTAATAGGCCAAGAATTGAATATAAAACTGACTATGTATTAAAATCTCTAATTGATAATTGGTGGACAAAGAATTATACACAAGAACCGTTAATAAGTATTGCAGTCGATCAAGTGGATACTTGTAAAGAAATGGTGATAAATGGATTAGGTTATGGTATTTTACCTAGTCTAATACTTGATGGGATAAAAGGATTACATAAAATTGATTTAACAGATTCAAAAGGAGAGCCTATTTTACGTCGAACCTGGATGTATTATCATCAACAATCCTTAGAGTTAAATTTAGTGAGGGCATTTGTCAATTTTATAGAAGACTTAAACTTAAACTTAAATTTAAATGAAAATAATTAG
- a CDS encoding permease, which produces MIRIIRGYMIDITGIILIALALFMFTFSSSIKDTFVIPPSLLNLNTIFLSILIEALPFVLIGVLIAGVIQIFVTEEHIQRWIPKNKVMAVIMSCIVGALFPACECGIVPIVRRLVVKGVPIHAAMGFMLTGPLINPIVIASTYMAFGNDFKIAGLRMGLGFLVAIMVAFAVSWIFKGNQFKPSIISTHNHSKNQSLSKRFWSMLTHSIDEFFDMGKYLVMGAFLAAFVQTYMPAKSLLEAGNGPASSLFVMMGLAYVLSLCSEADAFIGASFSSIFPVSSILGFLIFGPMMDLKNTLMMLSVFRFKFVMVLLALVVSMVFITLMLMQSFL; this is translated from the coding sequence ATGATTCGGATTATTCGAGGTTATATGATAGATATAACCGGTATTATCTTAATAGCGCTAGCTCTTTTCATGTTTACTTTCAGTTCTAGTATAAAAGATACCTTTGTTATTCCACCGTCATTGTTAAATTTAAATACTATTTTTCTAAGTATTTTAATAGAAGCCCTGCCCTTTGTTTTAATTGGGGTCCTCATCGCTGGAGTGATCCAAATCTTTGTTACTGAGGAACATATTCAAAGGTGGATACCAAAGAATAAGGTTATGGCTGTAATCATGAGCTGTATTGTAGGAGCGCTGTTTCCTGCCTGTGAATGTGGAATCGTCCCTATTGTTCGACGTTTAGTTGTAAAAGGAGTACCTATTCATGCTGCGATGGGTTTTATGTTAACAGGCCCTCTTATCAACCCGATTGTTATTGCTTCTACATATATGGCATTTGGAAACGATTTTAAAATTGCTGGATTACGTATGGGGTTAGGTTTTCTGGTGGCTATAATGGTTGCCTTTGCTGTCAGTTGGATTTTTAAAGGCAATCAATTTAAGCCTTCCATCATTTCAACCCATAATCACAGTAAAAATCAATCACTTTCCAAGCGTTTTTGGTCGATGCTCACACATTCAATTGATGAGTTTTTTGATATGGGGAAATACCTGGTTATGGGAGCTTTTTTAGCTGCTTTTGTACAAACCTATATGCCAGCAAAATCCTTGTTGGAGGCTGGAAACGGTCCGGCTTCTTCTTTATTTGTAATGATGGGATTGGCTTACGTTTTATCTCTATGTTCTGAAGCAGACGCGTTTATAGGAGCTTCCTTTAGCAGCATTTTTCCAGTTTCATCAATCCTTGGCTTCTTAATTTTCGGACCCATGATGGATTTAAAGAACACACTTATGATGCTGAGCGTTTTTCGATTTAAATTTGTTATGGTTTTGCTAGCATTGGTTGTTTCTATGGTGTTTATCACTTTAATGCTGATGCAGAGCTTTTTATAA
- a CDS encoding twin-arginine translocase TatA/TatE family subunit → MLQNIGIPGLILILVIALIIFGPSKLPEIGRAFGSTLREFKNSTKDLISSDEKEERTQSK, encoded by the coding sequence TTGTTACAAAATATTGGAATACCTGGATTGATTTTGATTTTGGTCATTGCCCTCATCATATTTGGTCCATCTAAGTTGCCCGAAATTGGACGTGCCTTTGGTAGCACATTAAGAGAATTTAAAAACTCTACTAAGGATTTAATTTCATCAGACGAGAAAGAAGAAAGGACGCAATCTAAGTGA
- a CDS encoding PhoX family protein, which produces MEIKPLNRRTFLTRIGTGATALAVATSGLGILSETVNAETDSLLHVKPKKKGFKFTPIEATNKDELVLPKGFKYDVVAAYGDVINGKGDTFGFNNDFTLYFPIQNSNERGLLWVNHEYTNPLYVEGEKVNGKYAPTQIEKLLYNQGGSIIEVFYDKKENKWKMDAASTYARRVTGLTSFALTGPAKGTKSVNGATSVQGTFANCSGGKTLWNTVLSCEENFEETANNAGLNETHYGWVIEVDPFDPNFAVRKHTALGRFNHENASMGLSKDQRVVVYMGDDKKDACVYKFVSKGKYVPALGKGNSRLLEEGSLYVADFKKGRWIALTIEAVQKAAAGKPELMEKFQTQGDVVTNCQEAALLLGGTLTDRPEDVEISPFDNTIFIAHTNNDKHGNLHGHITRFIEKNGDHGATEFEYEIFAAGGRQSGFSAPDNLTFDSNANLWTVTDISSSSLNQGAWTSFGNNGMFVIPTVGHDKGIAWQFASAPMEAELTGPCFTPNEQTLFLSVQHPGEVTEDINNPTSTWPHRKGEKMPRPAVVAITGFKF; this is translated from the coding sequence ATGGAAATCAAACCGTTAAACAGACGCACCTTTTTAACACGTATTGGTACAGGAGCTACTGCCCTTGCAGTGGCCACTTCTGGTTTAGGTATTTTAAGCGAGACAGTTAATGCGGAAACCGACAGCCTGTTACATGTAAAACCGAAGAAAAAGGGCTTTAAGTTTACTCCGATTGAAGCTACAAATAAGGACGAACTCGTTCTTCCAAAAGGATTTAAATATGACGTTGTAGCCGCTTATGGCGATGTAATCAATGGTAAGGGAGACACATTTGGTTTTAATAATGACTTCACCCTTTACTTTCCTATTCAAAATTCCAATGAACGAGGATTATTATGGGTAAACCACGAATATACAAACCCTCTGTACGTGGAAGGAGAAAAAGTAAATGGCAAGTATGCTCCTACACAAATTGAAAAGCTTCTATATAACCAGGGCGGTTCCATTATTGAAGTGTTTTATGATAAGAAAGAAAATAAATGGAAAATGGATGCTGCTTCCACTTATGCCCGACGAGTAACAGGGTTAACATCTTTTGCACTTACCGGACCGGCCAAAGGAACAAAATCGGTAAACGGCGCAACAAGCGTTCAAGGAACATTCGCTAACTGTTCCGGTGGAAAAACATTATGGAATACGGTTTTATCTTGTGAAGAGAACTTCGAAGAAACGGCTAATAATGCTGGATTAAACGAAACACATTACGGCTGGGTAATCGAAGTTGATCCGTTCGATCCAAATTTTGCAGTTCGCAAACATACCGCTCTTGGACGTTTCAACCATGAAAATGCTTCAATGGGACTTTCCAAAGACCAACGTGTCGTCGTTTACATGGGAGACGATAAAAAAGATGCTTGTGTCTATAAATTTGTTAGTAAGGGTAAATATGTACCGGCATTAGGAAAAGGAAATTCCCGTCTTCTTGAGGAAGGGAGTTTATATGTAGCGGACTTTAAAAAAGGAAGATGGATAGCTCTGACAATTGAGGCCGTACAAAAAGCGGCGGCTGGCAAACCGGAACTAATGGAAAAGTTCCAAACGCAAGGTGATGTTGTTACTAACTGTCAAGAAGCAGCGCTCCTTCTTGGCGGAACACTGACTGACCGACCGGAGGATGTGGAAATTTCACCATTTGATAACACGATCTTTATTGCACATACGAATAATGATAAGCACGGAAACTTACATGGACACATTACCCGTTTCATCGAAAAAAACGGTGACCATGGAGCAACTGAGTTTGAATATGAAATTTTTGCAGCTGGAGGACGTCAAAGCGGATTCAGCGCACCAGACAACTTAACCTTTGACAGCAACGCGAATTTATGGACCGTAACGGATATTTCATCGAGTAGCTTAAATCAGGGTGCATGGACAAGCTTTGGCAACAACGGAATGTTTGTCATTCCTACCGTTGGTCACGATAAAGGGATTGCCTGGCAGTTTGCATCCGCTCCTATGGAGGCTGAATTAACCGGACCTTGTTTCACTCCGAATGAACAGACACTATTCTTGTCTGTTCAGCACCCTGGTGAAGTAACGGAAGATATCAACAATCCTACAAGTACATGGCCGCACCGTAAAGGTGAAAAGATGCCTCGTCCAGCAGTTGTGGCTATTACAGGATTTAAATTTTAA
- a CDS encoding TIGR03943 family putative permease subunit, producing MQIQFQQAARALILLAFSSLIFKLHFTGEITKFINPKYESLSQVAFVIFLILFFIQITRTWKVKKSSYHHCDQHDHDCDHNHDHGDSSFNTKKLISYFIIVFPLLTGFLLPAKVLDASIANKKGAMLALSNQKQEPKEDKNKENSNPPEEMEESNINGQADPSIDDNPVDPALLENQQEEISEEEYNLLIQQLEQNQNIEMNDYVYAAYYEEMSKDINKFKGRKIELKGFVYKEDGFAQNQLVISRFLITHCVADASIIGFLSEFPEASSLDKDTWIKANGVIEITAYNGKELPVIKITDWEKISEPIEPYLYPISVKIL from the coding sequence ATGCAAATCCAATTTCAGCAAGCTGCTAGAGCTTTAATTTTACTAGCTTTTTCGTCCCTCATATTTAAGCTTCATTTCACCGGTGAAATTACAAAGTTCATTAATCCAAAATATGAAAGTTTAAGCCAAGTAGCTTTTGTAATATTTTTGATTTTGTTTTTTATTCAAATTACAAGGACATGGAAAGTAAAGAAAAGCAGCTATCATCATTGTGATCAGCACGACCATGACTGCGACCATAACCATGATCATGGAGATTCTTCTTTTAACACAAAAAAACTAATTTCGTATTTTATTATTGTGTTTCCATTACTAACTGGGTTTCTGCTTCCAGCCAAAGTACTCGATGCTTCTATTGCAAATAAGAAAGGGGCAATGCTGGCACTGTCAAACCAAAAACAAGAACCTAAAGAAGACAAAAATAAAGAAAACAGTAATCCTCCAGAAGAAATGGAAGAGAGTAACATAAATGGTCAGGCTGATCCCTCTATAGATGACAACCCTGTAGACCCAGCTCTTCTAGAAAACCAGCAGGAAGAAATCTCAGAGGAAGAATATAATCTATTGATACAACAGTTAGAACAAAACCAAAATATTGAGATGAATGACTATGTTTATGCAGCCTATTATGAAGAAATGAGTAAAGATATTAATAAGTTTAAGGGAAGAAAAATCGAATTAAAGGGCTTTGTTTATAAAGAAGATGGATTTGCTCAAAATCAGCTGGTGATTTCAAGATTTTTAATTACTCACTGTGTCGCAGACGCAAGTATTATTGGATTTCTTTCAGAGTTCCCAGAGGCTTCTTCCCTAGACAAGGATACATGGATCAAAGCAAATGGTGTAATAGAAATTACGGCGTATAACGGGAAGGAGCTTCCTGTAATCAAAATTACTGATTGGGAAAAAATCAGTGAACCTATTGAGCCTTATCTATATCCGATTAGTGTAAAAATATTATAA
- a CDS encoding YolD-like family protein encodes MILKSLKKKGITTIIYYKEGVLKTCKGQLHKLNLNEQTLSLKDENQKIFSIRLSRIMEIY; translated from the coding sequence ATGATCTTAAAATCGTTGAAAAAAAAGGGCATAACGACCATCATTTATTATAAAGAAGGAGTATTAAAAACATGTAAGGGTCAATTGCATAAACTTAACCTTAATGAACAAACCCTTTCCTTAAAGGATGAAAATCAAAAGATTTTCTCTATTCGTTTATCTCGTATTATGGAAATATATTAA
- a CDS encoding GntR family transcriptional regulator: MKPKYQVIIDDLKNKILSGEYSVGEQIPTETAMQEMYNVSRHTVRKSILELSNEGFLRSEKGSGTYVSNQYQSKSGGNSKNKTIGVITTYLSDYIFPSIIRGIERRLNEDNYSLLLASTNNDVEQEKKALEMMLSFGVDGLIIEPTKSNLYNPNIAYYLLFKEQEVPFTMINAYYEELEVPFFCLDDVQSSYLATKELISKGHSQIGLISKMDDLQGKYRMKGYIKALGEAKLRFQPEQLLSYTTETKLDLYTNLKGFLNENRDVLTAIVCYNDEVGLEVANVCRQLDISIPEQLSIIGQDNSYIAKNANIKLTTLTHPQEQMGHDAADWVIKKLQGKKDLPNETYYQPVLIEGETVKELEIQ, from the coding sequence ATGAAACCAAAGTATCAGGTAATCATTGATGATTTAAAAAATAAAATCCTTTCAGGTGAATATAGTGTAGGGGAACAAATTCCCACTGAAACCGCCATGCAAGAAATGTACAACGTTAGCCGGCACACTGTACGAAAGTCCATTTTAGAATTATCAAACGAGGGATTCTTAAGAAGTGAAAAAGGATCTGGCACATATGTTAGTAACCAATATCAATCAAAATCTGGTGGCAATTCCAAAAATAAAACGATCGGTGTTATCACGACCTACCTTTCTGATTACATTTTCCCTTCTATTATCCGCGGAATTGAAAGAAGATTAAATGAAGATAATTATTCCTTACTATTAGCCAGTACGAATAATGATGTCGAACAAGAAAAAAAAGCCTTGGAAATGATGTTGTCATTTGGCGTGGATGGTTTGATTATTGAACCTACAAAAAGCAATCTATACAATCCCAACATCGCTTACTACCTATTGTTCAAGGAACAAGAGGTTCCATTCACCATGATTAACGCTTATTATGAAGAATTAGAAGTTCCTTTCTTTTGCCTAGATGATGTGCAGTCAAGCTACCTCGCAACAAAAGAATTGATTTCGAAAGGACATTCCCAAATTGGTCTCATTTCGAAAATGGATGATTTACAAGGAAAGTATCGAATGAAGGGATATATAAAAGCACTTGGAGAAGCCAAATTACGCTTTCAACCAGAGCAATTGCTCTCGTATACTACAGAAACGAAGCTAGACCTATACACGAACTTGAAAGGGTTCCTAAATGAAAATAGAGACGTGTTGACTGCCATTGTTTGCTATAACGACGAGGTAGGGTTGGAAGTAGCAAATGTATGCAGACAACTTGATATTTCTATTCCCGAACAATTATCAATTATTGGTCAAGACAATTCTTATATTGCGAAGAATGCCAATATCAAACTAACGACATTGACACACCCACAAGAACAAATGGGACATGATGCAGCTGATTGGGTCATTAAGAAATTACAAGGAAAGAAGGATTTACCAAACGAAACCTATTATCAACCAGTGTTAATTGAAGGCGAAACTGTCAAAGAGTTAGAAATACAATAA
- a CDS encoding CobW family GTP-binding protein produces MAQVEVVIIGGFLGSGKTTLLQNLLMDEKGSGRKVAVLMNELGEKSVDSDIIGDKVPLQELLNGCICCTAKDELEISLLTLFHMHQPDVIYIEASGVAHPIEILDACLSPVIADRISIRSIITTVDADRWLQRRRNSPQLNRLYEEQVKHGDTLIINKTIRLSKKELQQIKADLKSINPGATLHITNFSNISLSGIPYSNRNSICEFEKLNVHQRLHIQSLTYTFTNEIKKTDFENWLMKLPDTIHRIKGFVRFEEEKGKVNLFQYTYGVPSYYPQDIAFKNHFVVIGENLDSREVYSQLKDLENKY; encoded by the coding sequence ATGGCACAAGTAGAGGTAGTTATCATAGGTGGATTTCTCGGAAGTGGAAAAACTACTTTGTTGCAGAATCTATTAATGGATGAAAAAGGTAGCGGAAGAAAAGTGGCAGTTTTAATGAATGAATTGGGCGAGAAATCCGTTGATTCAGACATAATAGGTGACAAGGTTCCTCTACAGGAATTGTTGAATGGATGTATCTGTTGCACGGCTAAAGATGAATTGGAAATCTCTTTATTAACATTATTCCATATGCATCAACCTGATGTAATATACATAGAGGCATCTGGTGTGGCCCATCCTATTGAAATCCTGGATGCTTGTCTGTCTCCTGTCATTGCTGACCGTATATCTATACGCTCAATCATAACAACGGTTGATGCAGACAGATGGTTACAAAGGAGAAGAAATAGTCCTCAACTCAATCGCTTATATGAAGAGCAAGTAAAACATGGAGATACCTTGATCATCAATAAAACTATTCGGTTAAGTAAAAAAGAATTACAGCAAATTAAAGCTGATTTAAAATCAATAAATCCAGGTGCAACTCTTCATATAACTAATTTTTCGAACATATCATTATCAGGTATTCCTTATTCCAATCGTAATTCCATTTGTGAATTTGAGAAGTTGAATGTTCATCAACGTTTGCATATCCAATCATTAACATATACCTTTACGAATGAAATTAAAAAAACAGATTTTGAAAATTGGTTAATGAAACTTCCTGATACAATTCACCGAATAAAAGGCTTTGTTCGATTCGAGGAAGAAAAAGGGAAAGTTAATCTATTCCAATATACATACGGGGTACCTTCTTATTATCCACAAGATATTGCTTTTAAAAATCATTTCGTTGTTATTGGAGAAAATCTAGATAGTAGGGAAGTTTACTCTCAATTAAAAGATCTCGAAAATAAATATTAA